A genome region from Streptomyces xanthophaeus includes the following:
- a CDS encoding beta family protein, producing the protein MRWGKPLAYVPILKGKAGEFSALAHVTPAVRSCIRPVMELVPNPDVWDVLETFCDRAMNAVPKGAVLTVDSGALPTARVLEGKAGGPMARLSESLGLRGVVMCPVVRYTDSRDVLAEASQAVASHQSGVCLRVSGAADMPECLPDHGKIRWLLRMLHLDPEEVDLLIDAGPVDSSAVRDRLADRALAALTALSPWRWRRECVAAGAFPANLTGFPRGRATPVARRDAQLWRRVLSGYRGSSPDFGDFGVTHPRMPEKSRGTPHPNMRYTTPDDWQVFVYPRIRSGNDDFFTLSADLVASSYRPSTGARTSWGDARLKECAMRQRSKAGGGTEWRAWATSHHLAVVTSNLNTLGYP; encoded by the coding sequence GTGCGCTGGGGGAAGCCGTTGGCATACGTCCCGATACTCAAGGGCAAGGCGGGGGAGTTCTCGGCCCTGGCGCACGTCACGCCGGCGGTTCGCTCATGCATCCGCCCCGTCATGGAGCTGGTCCCTAACCCAGACGTGTGGGATGTACTGGAGACCTTCTGCGACCGGGCGATGAATGCGGTGCCGAAGGGCGCTGTCCTGACTGTGGACAGCGGTGCCCTGCCAACGGCACGAGTCCTTGAGGGCAAGGCTGGTGGCCCCATGGCCCGCCTCAGCGAGTCTCTCGGCCTCCGTGGCGTGGTGATGTGCCCGGTCGTTCGGTATACGGATTCGCGAGATGTCTTGGCTGAGGCTTCACAGGCGGTCGCTTCGCATCAGAGTGGCGTCTGCCTGCGTGTGTCCGGTGCCGCGGACATGCCGGAGTGCCTTCCTGATCACGGAAAGATCCGGTGGCTGCTTCGGATGCTTCACCTGGATCCGGAAGAGGTCGACCTGCTCATTGACGCTGGGCCGGTGGATTCCAGCGCCGTAAGAGATCGCTTGGCCGACCGTGCGTTGGCCGCGCTTACGGCGCTCTCTCCGTGGCGCTGGCGGCGGGAGTGTGTTGCTGCCGGAGCGTTCCCTGCCAACCTGACGGGGTTCCCGAGGGGTCGGGCGACGCCGGTAGCCAGGCGTGATGCGCAGCTCTGGCGGCGTGTCTTGAGCGGATACCGTGGGAGTTCGCCAGACTTCGGAGATTTCGGTGTGACGCATCCCCGGATGCCGGAGAAGTCCCGTGGAACGCCGCACCCCAACATGCGCTACACGACACCGGACGACTGGCAGGTCTTCGTCTACCCGCGAATCCGCTCCGGCAATGATGACTTCTTCACACTGAGCGCTGACCTGGTCGCGTCCTCATACAGGCCCTCGACAGGGGCGCGAACTTCATGGGGCGATGCACGTCTAAAGGAGTGCGCCATGCGGCAGAGGTCTAAGGCCGGTGGTGGTACGGAGTGGCGGGCGTGGGCAACTTCGCATCACCTAGCGGTGGTTACGTCCAATCTCAACACCCTGGGGTACCCATGA
- a CDS encoding polymorphic toxin-type HINT domain-containing protein, translating to MFQHVKQKIVILLTVMCLTVGAAGTAAAADPLDRPPTLLEIAARVSQYAKCKNLPLLERPKCAKEFALKSIKVGLALGVVLYTFKDAMEDDEQPAFAEITKEVAALQKLQPEILLHPTAETDPKKRREALEQFVKTFKAAKPAVDSLRTKLELAARVSGTASDSVEMLAFMTAVQFFPPGEDRPPVVADGSFGRWIDDVLGALDQINRGLDETNAALDEMNGIMVDVNKSIDGMNEGLKQANRGMTQLNEGVGQMNQGMGQMTTAVAGFNKAADKILAVPDIKFDFSHVADQVGAHPQSPEERAAENRRVGMVLDLLPGISSGKGVVEAITGNDLATGERLDTIDRVVGGLVVLKWLKTGGTLTAEAIRAARKTEKVAGCFNSFPAGTPVLMGDGATRPIEQIKVGDTVLAADPETGAGGPRRVDGTIYTPDDRDFTGITVGQGAGSLTATDHHPVWVENRRQWTDAADLNSGDTLRTPDGTAVAIDKVTHWKELQGAYNLTVNDLHTYYVLAGVTPVLVHNSNGLCSRPAAIAQAAGLSVKQVKDAIHKVKNQAAWRGIGGNRNPDMLVDPKTGEVYPQMPDGSPGDSIGNIFDHIPGRS from the coding sequence ATGTTTCAGCACGTCAAACAGAAGATCGTCATACTCCTCACCGTCATGTGCCTGACGGTGGGGGCGGCCGGAACGGCTGCGGCCGCGGATCCGCTCGACCGCCCGCCCACCCTGTTGGAGATCGCCGCCCGGGTATCGCAGTACGCGAAGTGCAAGAACCTTCCGCTGCTGGAACGACCCAAGTGCGCCAAGGAGTTCGCGCTCAAGTCCATCAAGGTCGGGCTCGCCCTGGGAGTGGTCCTCTACACGTTCAAGGATGCGATGGAGGACGACGAGCAGCCGGCGTTCGCCGAGATCACGAAGGAGGTGGCCGCCCTCCAGAAGCTGCAGCCGGAAATCCTGCTCCACCCCACGGCGGAGACGGACCCGAAGAAGCGGCGGGAGGCGCTGGAGCAGTTCGTCAAGACGTTCAAGGCTGCCAAGCCGGCCGTGGATTCGCTGCGCACCAAGCTGGAGCTGGCGGCGCGCGTCAGCGGGACCGCGAGCGATTCGGTCGAGATGCTCGCCTTCATGACCGCCGTCCAGTTCTTCCCGCCGGGCGAGGATCGGCCGCCGGTCGTTGCCGACGGGTCGTTCGGCCGGTGGATCGACGACGTCCTCGGCGCCCTGGACCAGATCAACCGTGGTCTCGACGAGACGAACGCGGCCCTCGATGAGATGAACGGCATCATGGTCGATGTCAACAAGAGCATCGACGGCATGAACGAGGGCCTGAAGCAGGCCAACCGGGGGATGACGCAGCTCAACGAGGGCGTCGGCCAGATGAACCAGGGCATGGGGCAGATGACCACTGCCGTCGCCGGGTTCAACAAGGCCGCGGACAAGATCCTCGCCGTACCGGACATCAAGTTCGACTTCTCCCACGTTGCCGACCAGGTCGGTGCGCACCCCCAGTCGCCCGAGGAGCGCGCCGCCGAGAACCGCAGGGTGGGCATGGTGCTCGACCTGCTTCCCGGCATCAGCAGCGGCAAGGGCGTCGTGGAAGCCATCACCGGGAACGATCTGGCGACCGGTGAGCGCCTGGACACCATCGACCGGGTCGTGGGCGGGCTCGTCGTGCTGAAATGGCTCAAGACCGGCGGCACGCTCACGGCCGAGGCCATCCGGGCCGCCCGCAAGACCGAGAAGGTCGCCGGGTGCTTCAACAGCTTCCCGGCCGGTACGCCGGTACTGATGGGTGACGGGGCCACCCGCCCCATCGAGCAGATCAAGGTCGGCGACACCGTCCTCGCCGCCGATCCCGAGACGGGTGCCGGCGGCCCCCGCCGGGTCGACGGCACGATCTACACCCCCGACGACCGTGACTTCACCGGCATCACCGTCGGTCAGGGGGCGGGCTCCCTCACCGCCACGGACCACCACCCGGTCTGGGTGGAGAACCGCAGGCAGTGGACGGACGCCGCCGACCTCAACTCCGGTGACACCCTCCGCACGCCGGACGGCACCGCCGTCGCGATCGACAAGGTCACGCACTGGAAGGAACTCCAGGGCGCGTACAACCTGACGGTCAACGACCTGCACACGTACTACGTGCTCGCGGGTGTCACGCCGGTTCTGGTCCACAATTCCAATGGACTGTGCAGCAGGCCGGCCGCCATCGCGCAGGCCGCCGGCCTTTCGGTGAAGCAGGTGAAGGATGCGATCCACAAGGTGAAGAACCAGGCGGCGTGGCGCGGAATCGGCGGCAACAGGAACCCGGACATGCTCGTCGACCCCAAGACCGGAGAGGTCTACCCCCAGATGCCCGACGGTTCTCCGGGTGACAGCATCGGCAACATCTTCGACCACATCCCGGGCCGGTCGTGA
- a CDS encoding type ISP restriction/modification enzyme, with the protein MVTLRTYLERLQAIHSTGEAVPETSYYGQLEALLNDVGNKLSPAVTCVLTTKNRGAGIPDGGLFVARQAVSEAGDTALFSRAPERGVMEVKGAAQDVVRVARSGQVRRYLERYGKVLVCTYRDFLVVGLDSNGEPQTGERFTLASDEDSFWALDPKEAEQARGASFADYLKRALQGDAPLSAPADVAWFLAAYARTGLTRVEEVGDVDALATLRSAMEEALGLRFEGEDGDHFFRSALVQTLFYGVFASWAFWSERQSEQSTNRFTWRQAQWTLSVPMVRVLFQQLATPTNLPAGLDEVLDWTDEVLSRVDRKLFFQRFEAAEAVQYFYEPFLQAYDPELRRELGVWYTPPEVVHYMVDRVHQALQTQMGLPLGLADPSVHVLDPCTGTGSYLTAVLDKIVTTLRAQGDDGLVAAEVKQAALSRIHGFELLPAPFVIAHLKIGIALQRLGVPLDAKTGERASVYLTNALTGWVENGNHPTLPFPEFTAEREAAHAIKRDQRILVVLGNPPYNGFAGVSGNEEGGLVEPYKVGLTKRWDVTKNKLDDLYVRFFRVAERRIAEQTGKGIICFVSNSSWLGDPSSVVMRERLLAKFDDITIDHLNGDSRETGKKTPDGEPDPSIFSTRLNPAGITRGVAIGMLVRATDHDDASAVVRYRDFWGQDKREQLTAVTSDPDVGPRYETLTPDQSNWFRLLRWTPRQGYADWPAVNELCAEDPMLGLNENRQFALIDNDREALAARMRTYLDPNVPLSQIDPRLASKFSRFDPEKVRKRLMEQRPFDEQCIQRFQFRPLDMRYAYVETEAKLWNESRSTLVAAAETASRFLLVRRRAPRALDGAAVHLSDCLVDQKVLFTDAYAIPFWLSAGPVKVDDGPPALFDLDAEKSVVDWRPNLSDWAMGYLKRLGIDDAEENKDSASLVWLHALAIGFSPLYVEQNGEAVRSAWPRIPFPNTKEKLYESAVLGERVAALLNPDAVVAATHPRDSYLRTVAAIERTDGNPLNPGNGDLAVTAGWGIVQPGKVMPGAGKYDLRERAASDTDGLTNEERDVLGEQVLDIYLNDDVRWRGVPGAAWDFKIGGFQVLRKWLSYRDKRALGRDLIAAEARTFTTLARRLTALALLGPELDASYVEIVESAHPARPDDES; encoded by the coding sequence GTGGTCACTCTACGCACATACCTCGAACGGCTGCAGGCCATCCACTCGACCGGGGAGGCGGTTCCGGAAACCTCGTATTACGGGCAGCTGGAAGCGCTCCTGAACGATGTCGGCAACAAGCTATCGCCAGCAGTCACCTGTGTCTTGACCACGAAGAACCGCGGAGCAGGGATCCCCGACGGTGGGCTCTTCGTTGCGCGCCAAGCGGTTTCCGAGGCCGGTGACACTGCGCTGTTTTCGCGAGCGCCAGAGCGCGGAGTCATGGAGGTTAAAGGGGCTGCGCAGGATGTTGTTCGAGTCGCACGATCCGGCCAGGTCAGGCGATACCTGGAACGCTACGGCAAGGTTCTAGTCTGCACCTACCGCGATTTTCTGGTCGTTGGCCTTGACTCGAATGGCGAGCCCCAGACGGGTGAACGTTTCACTCTGGCGTCAGACGAGGATTCGTTTTGGGCGCTTGACCCTAAAGAGGCTGAACAGGCAAGAGGGGCTAGCTTCGCCGACTACCTCAAGCGCGCGTTGCAGGGTGACGCGCCGCTGAGTGCCCCTGCCGACGTTGCTTGGTTCTTGGCCGCCTACGCCCGCACCGGACTGACTCGGGTCGAGGAGGTCGGCGACGTCGATGCCCTTGCAACCCTTCGCAGCGCCATGGAGGAAGCTCTCGGCTTGCGCTTTGAAGGCGAGGATGGGGACCACTTCTTTCGCTCGGCGCTCGTACAGACACTGTTCTACGGTGTCTTCGCTTCGTGGGCATTCTGGTCGGAGCGGCAGTCGGAGCAGAGTACTAACCGCTTCACCTGGCGTCAGGCTCAATGGACGCTTTCCGTCCCGATGGTTCGTGTGCTGTTTCAGCAGCTGGCCACGCCAACGAACCTGCCGGCGGGACTCGATGAGGTACTTGACTGGACGGACGAAGTTCTCTCGCGTGTGGACCGCAAGCTGTTCTTCCAGCGCTTCGAGGCAGCTGAGGCGGTTCAGTACTTCTACGAGCCGTTCCTTCAGGCCTACGATCCCGAGCTCCGTCGCGAGCTCGGCGTCTGGTATACGCCTCCTGAGGTCGTGCACTACATGGTCGACCGAGTCCACCAGGCTCTACAAACGCAGATGGGTCTTCCTCTCGGCCTTGCTGATCCGAGTGTCCACGTGCTGGATCCGTGTACCGGCACCGGCTCTTACCTGACAGCTGTCCTCGACAAGATCGTGACCACTCTGAGAGCCCAAGGCGACGACGGGCTTGTCGCTGCAGAGGTCAAGCAGGCAGCTCTGTCTCGCATCCACGGGTTCGAACTCTTGCCCGCGCCGTTCGTTATCGCGCATCTGAAGATCGGGATTGCGTTGCAGCGCCTGGGCGTTCCGCTCGACGCCAAGACCGGGGAGCGCGCCAGTGTGTACCTGACGAACGCTCTGACCGGGTGGGTTGAAAATGGCAATCATCCGACACTTCCGTTCCCCGAGTTCACGGCCGAACGCGAAGCAGCCCATGCGATAAAGCGTGATCAACGCATCTTGGTCGTCCTGGGTAATCCTCCTTATAACGGATTCGCTGGCGTCTCGGGAAACGAGGAAGGCGGTCTTGTTGAGCCCTATAAGGTTGGGCTGACCAAGAGATGGGACGTAACCAAGAATAAGCTAGATGACCTGTACGTTCGTTTCTTTCGAGTTGCCGAGCGGCGCATCGCTGAGCAAACCGGAAAGGGCATCATTTGCTTCGTAAGTAATTCATCTTGGCTCGGCGATCCATCATCCGTTGTCATGCGAGAACGACTGCTGGCCAAATTCGATGACATCACCATTGATCACCTGAATGGCGACAGTCGTGAAACCGGCAAGAAGACCCCCGATGGGGAACCTGACCCGTCCATCTTCAGTACGCGACTGAATCCAGCGGGCATTACGCGCGGCGTGGCCATCGGCATGCTTGTCCGCGCTACAGATCACGACGATGCTTCGGCAGTCGTCCGCTATCGCGATTTTTGGGGGCAAGACAAGCGGGAACAACTCACCGCTGTCACCAGCGATCCTGATGTCGGGCCACGTTATGAAACGCTCACTCCGGACCAATCCAACTGGTTTCGTCTCTTGCGCTGGACTCCGCGCCAGGGATACGCCGACTGGCCAGCTGTAAACGAGCTGTGCGCCGAGGATCCGATGCTCGGCCTGAACGAGAACCGTCAATTCGCCTTGATCGATAATGACCGGGAGGCCCTGGCCGCCCGTATGAGGACCTATCTGGACCCCAACGTCCCGCTATCGCAGATCGACCCAAGGCTGGCCAGCAAGTTTTCGCGCTTCGACCCTGAGAAGGTTCGGAAGCGCCTAATGGAACAGCGGCCGTTCGACGAGCAATGCATCCAGCGATTCCAGTTTCGACCGCTCGACATGCGCTACGCCTATGTCGAGACCGAAGCGAAACTGTGGAACGAATCACGCTCAACGCTAGTAGCTGCTGCAGAGACTGCGTCTCGGTTCCTACTCGTGCGCCGCCGCGCCCCTCGGGCGCTCGACGGTGCGGCAGTTCATCTGTCTGACTGCTTGGTGGATCAGAAGGTGCTGTTCACCGACGCATACGCCATTCCGTTCTGGCTTTCGGCCGGACCGGTAAAGGTCGACGACGGCCCTCCGGCACTATTTGATCTCGATGCCGAGAAGTCGGTTGTTGATTGGAGGCCGAATCTCTCAGATTGGGCGATGGGCTACCTGAAGCGGCTTGGTATCGATGACGCTGAGGAGAACAAGGACAGCGCGTCGCTTGTGTGGCTGCATGCGCTCGCAATCGGATTCTCTCCCCTCTATGTTGAGCAGAATGGGGAGGCAGTGCGTTCCGCCTGGCCCCGCATCCCATTCCCCAACACTAAGGAGAAGCTCTATGAATCGGCTGTCCTTGGGGAGCGAGTAGCGGCTTTGCTCAACCCGGACGCAGTAGTCGCTGCGACTCACCCTCGTGACTCGTACCTGCGTACGGTCGCCGCCATTGAGCGCACTGATGGCAACCCCCTGAATCCTGGCAATGGGGACCTGGCTGTCACCGCTGGGTGGGGCATCGTCCAGCCAGGCAAAGTTATGCCAGGCGCTGGCAAGTACGACCTTCGCGAACGAGCCGCCTCTGACACCGACGGGCTGACGAACGAGGAGCGGGACGTCCTTGGTGAGCAGGTGCTCGACATCTACCTCAATGATGACGTTCGATGGCGCGGGGTTCCTGGGGCAGCCTGGGATTTCAAGATCGGCGGCTTCCAAGTACTGCGCAAGTGGCTTAGCTACCGGGACAAGCGCGCCCTTGGTCGCGACCTAATCGCAGCGGAGGCCCGCACTTTCACCACGCTCGCGCGCAGACTGACCGCGCTTGCACTGCTCGGGCCAGAGCTTGATGCAAGCTACGTGGAGATCGTCGAGTCGGCGCACCCTGCCCGACCCGACGACGAAAGCTAG
- a CDS encoding response regulator, with the protein MAKTRTRGPGRTYSRVVPGVSGRVLVVDDNKVIRQLIKVNLELEGFEVVTANDGAECLDVVHRVCPDVITLDVVMPRLDGFGAAAQLRADPRTRDVPVAIVSACTQQEVEAGIVAGVDAFLAKPFEPTELVSVVRRLIECKDRSDGRKGAPAGRGRGGPLQ; encoded by the coding sequence GTGGCGAAAACCCGGACGCGGGGGCCCGGGCGGACCTACTCTCGAGTTGTGCCAGGCGTCTCGGGCCGGGTGCTTGTTGTCGACGACAACAAGGTCATCCGGCAGCTGATCAAGGTCAATCTCGAGCTGGAGGGCTTCGAGGTCGTGACCGCGAACGATGGTGCCGAGTGTCTGGACGTCGTACACCGGGTGTGTCCTGATGTGATCACCCTTGATGTGGTCATGCCACGACTGGACGGGTTCGGGGCGGCCGCGCAGCTGCGCGCCGATCCGCGGACCAGGGACGTGCCCGTCGCCATCGTCAGCGCCTGTACGCAGCAGGAAGTGGAGGCCGGGATCGTGGCCGGGGTGGACGCCTTCCTCGCCAAGCCGTTCGAGCCCACCGAGCTGGTAAGCGTCGTGCGCCGGCTGATCGAGTGCAAGGACCGGAGCGACGGGCGGAAAGGGGCGCCCGCCGGGAGGGGGAGGGGCGGTCCCCTCCAGTAG
- the lysA gene encoding diaminopimelate decarboxylase encodes MSRSAHPAGPRHADVLPEGHYSPPPADLNALDEKVWARTVERTADGVVAVGGIEVTKLAEEFGTPAYFLDEEDFRSRCRAWAHAFGPDADVFYAGKAFLSKAVVKWLKEEGLNVDVCSGGELTTALAAGMPASRIAFHGNNKSEGEIRRAVEAGVGRIVLDSFQEIARVAHIARELGVRQPVQIRVTVGVEAHTHEFIATAHEDQKFGIAVADGSAAEAVRRALGHDSLELLGVHSHIGSQIFDMAGFEVSAKRVVRLLAAVRDEHGVELPEIDLGGGLGIAYTSNDDPREPHEIAKALHEIVARECESAGLRAPRISVEPGRAIVGPTAFTLYEVGTIKPLEGLRTYVSVDGGMSDNIRTALYDAEYSISLVSRTSDAEPMLVRVVGKHCESGDIVVKDAFLPADLAPGDLLAVPATGAYCRSMASNYNHALRPPVVAVRDGQARVIVRRETEEDLLRLDLG; translated from the coding sequence ATGAGCCGTTCCGCGCACCCCGCCGGGCCCCGTCACGCCGACGTCCTGCCCGAGGGGCACTACTCCCCGCCGCCCGCCGACCTGAACGCGCTCGACGAGAAGGTCTGGGCCCGGACCGTCGAGCGCACGGCTGACGGGGTCGTCGCCGTGGGCGGCATCGAAGTCACCAAGCTCGCCGAGGAGTTCGGGACCCCCGCCTACTTCCTCGACGAGGAGGACTTCCGGTCCCGGTGCCGGGCCTGGGCGCACGCCTTCGGTCCCGACGCCGACGTCTTCTACGCCGGCAAGGCGTTCCTCTCCAAGGCCGTCGTGAAGTGGCTGAAGGAGGAGGGGCTGAACGTCGACGTGTGTTCCGGCGGGGAGCTGACCACCGCGCTCGCCGCCGGGATGCCCGCCTCGCGGATCGCCTTCCACGGCAACAACAAGTCCGAGGGCGAGATCCGCCGGGCCGTCGAGGCCGGGGTCGGGCGCATCGTGCTCGACTCCTTCCAGGAGATCGCCCGCGTCGCGCACATCGCCCGTGAGCTGGGTGTACGCCAACCCGTCCAGATCCGCGTGACGGTCGGCGTCGAGGCGCACACCCACGAGTTCATCGCCACCGCGCACGAGGACCAGAAGTTCGGCATCGCGGTGGCCGACGGTTCCGCCGCCGAGGCCGTGCGCCGGGCGCTCGGGCACGACTCGCTGGAGCTGCTCGGCGTCCACTCCCACATCGGTTCGCAGATCTTCGACATGGCCGGCTTCGAGGTCTCCGCCAAGCGCGTCGTACGGCTGCTGGCCGCCGTACGGGACGAGCACGGGGTGGAGCTGCCCGAGATCGACCTCGGCGGCGGCCTCGGTATCGCGTACACCTCGAACGACGACCCGCGCGAGCCCCACGAGATCGCCAAGGCCCTGCACGAGATCGTGGCCCGGGAGTGCGAGAGCGCCGGACTGCGCGCCCCCCGGATCTCGGTCGAGCCCGGCCGCGCCATCGTCGGCCCGACCGCCTTCACGCTGTACGAGGTGGGGACGATCAAGCCGCTGGAAGGCCTGCGGACCTACGTGAGCGTCGACGGCGGGATGTCCGACAACATCCGCACCGCCCTGTACGACGCCGAGTACTCCATCTCCCTGGTCTCCCGGACCTCCGACGCCGAGCCCATGCTCGTACGCGTCGTCGGCAAGCACTGCGAGAGCGGCGACATCGTCGTGAAGGACGCGTTCCTGCCCGCCGACCTCGCGCCCGGCGACCTCCTGGCCGTCCCGGCGACCGGCGCGTACTGCCGCTCCATGGCCAGCAACTACAACCACGCTCTGCGCCCGCCCGTCGTCGCCGTGCGTGACGGACAGGCCCGAGTGATCGTCCGCCGGGAGACGGAGGAAGATCTCCTGCGTCTCGACCTCGGATGA
- the nrtL gene encoding ArgS-related anticodon-binding protein NrtL, translating to MTPADLSRCVVSAVRRAVEDGELGGAVPARVVVERTRPGGVGEYATPVAFQIAKAAGVRPAEVADVLARRLGGVAGIERVEVTGAGFLNFSLSTLSAARLVRDVRPVAVIEVPDAPSRELRERLVRAAVARSEALQGVRPGPELAVAPVARRDGDVLARYGADAVAWAVLSTPARETPEFCGALLVQGETNELFRVRYAHARAHALVRNAEQLGFRPEAGDDVDAPALLRVLADHPLVLEAAAHHRAPERLARHLVELADALLDFQYRVLPKGDEKPSAAHRARLALAEAAGTVLAGGLALLGIDAPTRL from the coding sequence GTGACCCCCGCCGACCTCTCCCGTTGCGTCGTGAGCGCCGTGCGCCGCGCCGTCGAGGACGGTGAGCTGGGCGGGGCGGTGCCCGCGCGGGTGGTGGTCGAGCGGACCCGGCCCGGTGGGGTGGGGGAGTACGCCACTCCCGTCGCCTTCCAGATCGCGAAGGCTGCCGGAGTGCGGCCGGCCGAGGTCGCCGACGTGCTCGCCCGCCGGCTGGGCGGTGTGGCCGGGATCGAACGTGTCGAGGTCACCGGGGCCGGATTCCTCAATTTCTCGCTGAGTACCCTTTCCGCCGCCCGGCTGGTGCGTGACGTGCGCCCCGTAGCGGTGATCGAGGTCCCGGACGCGCCGTCCCGGGAGCTGCGCGAGCGCCTCGTACGGGCCGCCGTCGCACGGAGCGAGGCCCTGCAGGGCGTCCGGCCCGGGCCGGAGCTCGCCGTCGCGCCCGTCGCCCGCCGCGACGGGGACGTGCTCGCGCGGTACGGGGCCGACGCCGTCGCCTGGGCCGTGCTGAGCACCCCCGCCCGCGAGACCCCCGAGTTCTGCGGCGCGCTGCTCGTACAAGGGGAGACGAACGAGCTCTTCCGGGTGCGGTACGCCCATGCCCGCGCCCACGCGCTCGTACGCAATGCCGAGCAGCTCGGGTTCCGCCCCGAAGCCGGTGACGACGTCGACGCGCCCGCCCTGCTGCGCGTCCTCGCCGACCACCCCCTCGTCCTCGAAGCCGCCGCGCACCACCGTGCGCCCGAGCGGCTCGCCCGCCACCTCGTCGAGCTGGCCGACGCGCTGCTCGACTTCCAGTACCGCGTCCTGCCCAAGGGCGACGAGAAACCCTCGGCCGCCCACCGTGCCCGGCTGGCTCTTGCCGAAGCCGCCGGGACGGTGCTGGCCGGCGGCCTGGCCCTGCTCGGCATAGACGCACCGACACGCTTGTGA
- a CDS encoding homoserine dehydrogenase, translating into MRTRPLKVALLGCGVVGSEVARIMTTHADDLTQRIGAPVELAGVAVRRPSKVREGIDPELVTTDATALLKRGDIDIAIEVIGGIEPARTLITTAFEHGISVVSANKALLAQDGAALHAAAEQHGLDLYYEAAVAGAIPLVRPMRESLAGDKINRVMGIVNGTTNFILDKMDSTGAGYQEALDEATALGYAEADPTADVEGYDAAAKAAILAGIAFHTRVRLDDVYREGMTEVSAADFASAKRMGCTIKLLAILERAADGESVTARVHPAMIPLTHPLASVREAYNAVFVEAEAAGQLMFYGPGAGGAPTASAVLGDLVAVARNKLAEATGPGESAYTQLPVSPMGDVVTRYHISLDVADKPGVLAQVATTFAEHGVSIDTVRQQGKDGEASLVVVTHRAPDAALSGTVEALRKLDTVRGVASIMRVEGE; encoded by the coding sequence ATGCGTACGCGTCCGCTGAAGGTGGCGCTGCTGGGCTGTGGAGTGGTCGGCTCAGAAGTGGCTCGCATCATGACGACGCACGCCGACGACCTCACGCAGAGGATCGGCGCGCCCGTCGAGCTCGCCGGCGTGGCCGTGCGCCGCCCCTCCAAGGTCCGCGAGGGCATCGACCCCGAGCTGGTCACCACCGATGCGACCGCCCTCCTCAAACGTGGTGACATCGACATCGCCATCGAGGTCATCGGCGGCATCGAGCCCGCCCGCACCCTCATCACCACCGCCTTCGAGCACGGCATCTCCGTGGTCTCCGCGAACAAGGCGCTGCTCGCCCAGGACGGGGCCGCGCTGCACGCCGCGGCGGAGCAGCACGGCCTCGACCTCTACTACGAGGCCGCCGTCGCCGGCGCCATCCCGCTGGTCCGCCCGATGCGCGAGTCGCTCGCGGGCGACAAGATCAACCGGGTGATGGGCATCGTCAACGGCACGACGAACTTCATCCTCGACAAGATGGACTCCACCGGCGCCGGTTACCAGGAGGCGCTCGACGAGGCCACGGCCCTCGGGTACGCCGAGGCGGACCCGACCGCCGACGTCGAGGGCTACGACGCCGCCGCCAAGGCCGCGATCCTGGCCGGGATCGCCTTCCACACCCGCGTCCGCCTGGACGACGTGTACCGCGAGGGCATGACCGAGGTCAGCGCGGCCGACTTCGCCTCCGCCAAGCGGATGGGCTGCACCATCAAGCTCCTCGCCATCCTGGAGCGCGCCGCCGACGGCGAGTCCGTCACCGCCCGCGTCCACCCGGCGATGATCCCGCTCACCCACCCGCTCGCCTCCGTCCGTGAGGCGTACAACGCGGTCTTCGTCGAGGCGGAGGCCGCCGGGCAGCTCATGTTCTACGGGCCCGGCGCGGGCGGCGCGCCCACCGCGTCCGCGGTCCTCGGCGACCTCGTCGCCGTCGCCCGCAACAAGCTCGCCGAGGCAACGGGGCCCGGCGAGTCGGCGTACACCCAGTTGCCGGTCAGCCCCATGGGGGACGTCGTCACCCGCTACCACATCAGCCTCGATGTGGCGGACAAGCCGGGCGTCCTCGCCCAGGTGGCGACCACCTTCGCGGAGCACGGCGTGTCGATCGACACCGTCCGCCAACAGGGCAAGGACGGCGAGGCCTCCCTCGTCGTCGTCACTCACCGCGCACCCGACGCCGCCCTCTCCGGGACCGTCGAGGCGCTGCGGAAGCTGGACACCGTCCGCGGTGTCGCCAGCATCATGCGTGTTGAAGGGGAGTAA
- a CDS encoding DUF6188 family protein has product MIEDLGDRWRIGLRGSPVLAVSRTETALSVTFADEVVLTVAGPLLLTDGPATAPGAVAVAGEEWGRLVGATVLSSIVFKSGSLRLVFSTGHHLNVRGAEPGMEASLRQPGVFRWSNRQGVSAMETLGAQD; this is encoded by the coding sequence GTGATCGAGGACCTCGGCGACCGCTGGCGCATCGGACTGCGGGGGAGCCCGGTGCTGGCCGTCTCCCGTACGGAGACGGCCCTCTCGGTGACGTTCGCCGACGAGGTGGTGCTCACGGTCGCCGGCCCCTTACTCCTGACGGACGGGCCGGCCACCGCTCCGGGGGCCGTAGCGGTTGCCGGTGAAGAGTGGGGCCGACTCGTCGGGGCCACCGTCCTGTCGTCGATCGTCTTCAAGTCCGGCTCCCTGCGCCTGGTGTTCAGTACGGGCCATCACCTGAACGTGCGGGGCGCGGAACCCGGAATGGAGGCGTCCCTGCGGCAGCCCGGAGTGTTCCGCTGGTCGAACCGTCAAGGGGTCAGCGCCATGGAGACCCTCGGGGCGCAGGACTAG